In one window of Erinaceus europaeus chromosome 17, mEriEur2.1, whole genome shotgun sequence DNA:
- the LOC103110412 gene encoding olfactory receptor 5B12-like: MENTTEVTEFILLGLTSDPNLQIPLFLVFFLIYLITLTGNLGMTLLILLDSHLHTPMYFFLSNLSLVDFGYSSAVTPKVMAGLLTEDKIISFDACAIQMFFYGGFITAESYLLASMAYDRFVAVCRPLHYATTMTTGVCACLTIGCYLLGFLNASIHTGNIFSLSFCGPNVVDHFFCDTPPLLTLSCSDSHIAEMAIFLVVGFNVLFSIVVIFVSYLFVFVAILKMRSSEGRQKAFSTCASHLTAVSIFYGTVIFMYLQPSSSHSMDTDKMASVFYTMVIPMLNPLVYSLKNKEVKGAFKHLMGKMKTSIGFFL, from the coding sequence ATGGAGAACACAACAGAGGTGACTGAGTTCATTCTACTCGGGCTAACCAGTGACCCAAACCTACAGATCCCACTCTTCCTAGTCTTCTTTCTCATCTACCTCATCACTCTGACTGGAAACCTGGGGATGACCTTGTTGATTCTACTGGACTCTCATctccacacccccatgtactttTTCCTCAGTAACCTCTCTCTGGTGGACTTTGGCTATTCCTCCGCTGTCACTCCCAAGGTGATGGCGGGACTCCTCACAGAAGACAAAATCATCTCCTTTGATGCATGTGCTATCCAGATGTTTTTCTATGGGGGATTTATCACTGCTGAAAGTTACCTCTTGGCCTCGATGGCCTATGACCGATTTGTAGCAGTCTGCAGACCTCTACATTATGCCACCACCATGACcacaggtgtgtgtgcgtgtctgacCATAGGCTGCTATCTTCTTGGCTTCCTGAATGCCTCCATCCATACCGGGAACATCTTCAGTCTCTCCTTCTGTGGCCCCAATGTGGTGGACCACTTTTTCTGTGATACTCCTCCCCTCCTGACTCTTTCATGCTCAGACAGCCACATTGCTGAGATGGctatttttttggtggtgggtttTAATGTCCTGTTTTCTATTGTGGTCATTTTCGTCTCCTACCTGTTTGTATTTGTTGCCATTCTGAAGATGCGTTCATCTGAAGGACGCCAGAAGGCCTTTTCCACCTGTGCTTCCCACCTTACTGCTGTCTCCATCTTTTATGGAACCGTCATCTTCATGTACTTACAGCCCAGCTCCAGTCATTCCATGGACACAGACAAAATGGCGTCTGTGTTCTACACCATGGTCATCCCTATGCTGAACCCTCTGGTCTACAGCCTGAAGAACAAAGAGGTCAAGGGTGCTTTTAAACACCTTATGGGAAAGATGAAAACTTCCATAGGATTTTTCCTTTAG
- the LOC103110414 gene encoding olfactory receptor 5B12-like, translating into MGNRTEVTEFILVGLSSDPNLQIPLFIVFLFIYLITVAGNLGMMELILMDSRLHTPMYFFLSHLSLADFGYSSAVTPKVMAGLLTGDKIISYNACATQFFFFVHFINVENFLLAVMAYDRYVAVCKPLHYSTIMTTGVCTCLITCCYVLGFLNASIHTGNIFSLSFCGSNVVDHFFCDAPPLLTLSCSDNYITEMVIFFAVGVNVPFTILVVFISYLFVFIAILRMRSPEGRQKAFSTCASHLTAVSIFYGTIIFMYLQPSSSHSMVTDKMASVFYTMVIPMLNPLVYSLRNKEVKNAFKKMLRKKYPQAIPTKGR; encoded by the exons ATGGGGAACAGAACAGAGGTGACTGAGTTCATTCTAGTGGGCTTAAGCAGTGACCCAAACTTACAGATCCCACTCTTCATAGTCTTCTTATTCATCTACCTCATCACTGTGGCTGGGAACCTGGGGATGATGGAATTGATTCTGATGGATTCTCGTCttcacacccccatgtacttTTTCCTCAGTCACCTCTCTCTGGCGGATTTTGGTTATTCCTCTGCCGTCACTCCCAAGGTGATGGCAGGACTCCTCACAGGAGACAAAATCATCTCCTATAATGCGTGCGCCACccagttctttttctttgttcattttaTCAATGTAGAAAATTTTCTCTTGGCCGTAATGGCCTACGACCGCTATGTAGCAGTCTGCAAACCCCTACATTACTCCACCATCATGACGACAGGTGTGTGTACCTGTCTGATCACATGTTGCTATGTCCTTGGTTTCCTGAATGCCTCCATCCACACTGGGAATATTTTTAGTCTCTCTTTCTGTGGATCCAATGTAGTTGATCATTTTTTCTGTGATGCTCCTCCTCTTCTGACTCTCTCATGCTCAGATAACTATATCACCGAGATGGTTATATTTTTTGCAGTGGGTGTCAATGTTCCTTTTACTATCCTGGTTGTTTTCATCTCCTACCTATTTGTATTCATCGCCATCTTAAGGATGCGCTCACCTGAAGGGCGTCAGAAGGCCTTTTCCACCTGTGCTTCCCACCTCACTGCTGTCTCCATCTTCTACGGGACAATCATTTTCATGTACTTACAGCCCAGCTCCAGTCATTCCATGGTGACAGACAAAATGGCGTCTGTGTTCTATACTATGGTCATCCCTATGCTGAATCCCCTGGTTTACAGCCTGAGAAACAAAGAGGTCAAGAATGCCTTTAAAAAG atgctcaggaagaagtaccctcaggctatcccaacaaaggggagatag